One region of Aeromicrobium sp. Sec7.5 genomic DNA includes:
- the ftsY gene encoding signal recognition particle-docking protein FtsY, whose product MSTELLLIIALSAIVLFALVATLLMRRGDELPPTAESELETREEILHPEVLGSGDEPEPDDDLSPTGPGTTTLERPESPAGRLVRLRSRLARSNSTLGKGLLAILGRADLDQAAWDELEETLLAADVGTGPTTELVDRLRTRLRVEGSTDTDRARAILREELVSLVGPELDRSLHTTGDEGHPGVVLVVGVNGTGKTTTVGRLARVLVADDRRVVLGAADTFRAAAADQLQTWGDRVGAPVVRGPEGGDPASVGFDTVKSGIETGADVVVVDTAGRLHTKSGLMDELGKVKRVVEKQARVTEVLLVIDATTGQNGLTQARVFSEVVDVTGIVLTKLDGTAKGGIVVAVQRELGVPVKFVGLGEGPDDLAPFDAEEFVDALLGD is encoded by the coding sequence GTGTCGACCGAGCTGCTGCTGATCATCGCCCTGTCCGCGATCGTCCTGTTCGCGCTCGTCGCGACGCTGCTGATGCGTCGTGGCGACGAGCTGCCGCCCACGGCCGAGTCGGAGCTGGAGACCCGCGAGGAGATCCTGCATCCGGAGGTGCTGGGTAGCGGCGACGAACCGGAGCCCGACGACGACCTTTCGCCGACGGGCCCCGGCACCACGACGCTCGAGCGGCCCGAGTCGCCCGCGGGCCGGCTCGTCCGCCTGCGGTCGCGCCTGGCCCGATCCAACTCGACGCTCGGCAAGGGCCTGCTCGCGATCCTGGGTCGGGCCGACCTCGACCAGGCGGCCTGGGACGAGCTGGAGGAGACGCTGCTCGCGGCCGACGTCGGCACCGGGCCCACGACCGAGCTCGTCGACCGGCTGCGCACGCGACTGCGCGTGGAAGGGTCCACCGACACCGACCGGGCCCGCGCCATCCTGCGCGAAGAGCTCGTGAGCCTCGTGGGCCCCGAGCTCGACCGCAGCCTGCACACCACGGGCGACGAGGGCCACCCCGGGGTCGTCCTGGTCGTCGGCGTCAACGGCACCGGCAAGACCACCACCGTCGGCCGTCTCGCTCGAGTCCTGGTCGCCGACGACCGCCGTGTCGTCCTCGGCGCGGCCGACACGTTCCGGGCCGCCGCGGCCGATCAGCTGCAGACCTGGGGCGACCGAGTGGGCGCGCCGGTCGTGCGCGGCCCTGAGGGCGGCGACCCGGCCAGCGTCGGCTTCGACACCGTCAAGTCCGGCATCGAGACCGGCGCCGACGTCGTCGTGGTCGACACCGCGGGCCGGCTCCACACCAAGTCCGGGCTGATGGACGAGCTCGGCAAGGTCAAGCGGGTCGTCGAGAAGCAGGCTCGCGTCACCGAGGTGCTCCTCGTGATCGACGCCACGACGGGCCAGAACGGCCTCACGCAGGCCCGCGTGTTCAGCGAGGTCGTCGACGTCACGGGCATCGTGCTGACCAAGCTCGACGGCACGGCCAAGGGCGGCATCGTCGTCGCGGTCCAGCGCGAGCTCGGCGTGCCCGTCAAGTTCGTCGGCCTGGGCGAGGGGCCCGACGACCTCGCCCCGTTCGACGCCGAGGAGTTCGTCGACGCGCTGCTCGGGGACTGA
- a CDS encoding ammonium transporter: MDGYYAFMLVATALVMLMTVPALALFYGGMSRAKSVLNMLMMSYVAAAVVGLVYVLWGWSMSFSEDELLGGLFANPFTHFGLKGVESGDLIYVCFQMTFAVITAALISGAIADRVKMSAWIVFLPIWVTLCYFPLAHMVFGLGYLHSIFPAQDYAGGTVVHINAGVAGGVLALIIGKRLGFGREPMKPHNLPLTMIGAGLLWFGWYGFNVGSIVFIEGDGGPLDTAQFMSETGVTFLNTTIATMAALLAWLAVEKLLHGKASSLGAASGIVAGLVAITPACGAVEPVGAIAIGAISGALCSWAVGLKYRFGFDDSFDVVGVHLVGGIVGTVLIGLFSSAAAPGGIDGLLYGGGLGSLGDQAGAAGFAIVWTGVLTALIAFAIKYTIGWRIDEENEVEGIDFAEHGESAYDIATNTGSSHF, encoded by the coding sequence ATGGACGGCTACTACGCCTTCATGCTGGTCGCGACGGCGCTCGTCATGCTCATGACGGTGCCCGCGCTGGCACTGTTCTACGGCGGCATGTCGCGGGCCAAGTCCGTGCTGAACATGCTGATGATGTCCTACGTCGCCGCAGCCGTGGTCGGTCTCGTCTACGTCCTCTGGGGCTGGTCGATGTCGTTCAGCGAGGACGAACTGCTCGGCGGCCTGTTCGCCAACCCGTTCACCCACTTCGGCCTCAAGGGCGTCGAGTCCGGTGACCTGATCTACGTGTGCTTCCAGATGACGTTCGCGGTCATCACGGCGGCGCTGATCTCGGGCGCGATCGCCGACCGCGTCAAGATGTCGGCCTGGATCGTGTTCCTGCCGATCTGGGTCACGCTCTGCTACTTCCCGCTCGCGCACATGGTCTTCGGCCTGGGCTACCTGCACTCGATCTTCCCGGCGCAGGACTACGCGGGCGGCACCGTGGTGCACATCAACGCCGGCGTCGCCGGCGGCGTGCTCGCGCTGATCATCGGCAAGCGCCTGGGCTTCGGCCGTGAGCCGATGAAGCCGCACAACCTGCCACTGACGATGATCGGCGCAGGTCTGCTCTGGTTCGGCTGGTACGGGTTCAACGTCGGTTCGATCGTCTTCATCGAGGGCGACGGCGGCCCGCTCGACACCGCGCAGTTCATGAGCGAGACGGGCGTGACGTTCCTGAACACCACGATCGCCACGATGGCCGCGCTGCTGGCCTGGCTCGCGGTCGAGAAGCTCCTGCACGGCAAGGCCTCCTCGCTCGGCGCGGCGTCCGGCATCGTCGCCGGCCTCGTCGCGATCACCCCGGCGTGCGGCGCGGTCGAGCCGGTCGGCGCGATCGCGATCGGTGCGATCTCCGGTGCTCTCTGCTCCTGGGCCGTCGGGCTGAAGTACCGCTTCGGCTTCGACGACTCCTTCGACGTCGTGGGTGTCCACCTGGTCGGCGGCATCGTCGGCACGGTCCTGATCGGACTGTTCTCGTCGGCCGCCGCGCCGGGCGGGATCGACGGTCTCCTCTACGGTGGGGGACTGGGATCCCTGGGCGACCAGGCGGGCGCCGCGGGATTCGCGATCGTCTGGACGGGTGTCCTGACGGCACTGATCGCCTTCGCGATCAAGTACACGATCGGATGGCGGATCGACGAGGAGAACGAGGTGGAGGGCATCGACTTCGCCGAGCACGGGGAGTCCGCCTACGACATCGCCACGAACACCGGCAGCTCACACTTCTGA
- a CDS encoding P-II family nitrogen regulator codes for MKLVTAVIKPHKWEEVREALASAGVAGMTVTEASGYGQQKGHTEVYRGAEYDVSLVPKIRLEVVVDDADVDTVVGTITSAAQTGKIGDGKVWVIPVDSVVRVRTGETDEAAV; via the coding sequence ATGAAGCTCGTGACCGCGGTCATCAAGCCGCACAAGTGGGAAGAGGTCCGCGAGGCCCTCGCATCGGCCGGGGTGGCGGGCATGACCGTCACGGAGGCCAGCGGCTACGGCCAGCAGAAGGGGCACACGGAGGTGTACCGCGGCGCGGAGTACGACGTGTCGCTCGTGCCGAAGATCCGCCTCGAGGTCGTCGTCGACGACGCCGACGTCGACACCGTCGTCGGCACGATCACCTCGGCCGCGCAGACCGGCAAGATCGGCGACGGGAAGGTCTGGGTCATCCCGGTCGACTCCGTCGTCCGGGTGCGTACCGGCGAGACCGACGAGGCCGCGGTCTGA